One segment of Zymoseptoria tritici IPO323 chromosome 2, whole genome shotgun sequence DNA contains the following:
- the SIDA gene encoding putative L-ornithine 5-monooxygenase (Shows high sequence similarity to sidA of E. nidulans. sidA encodes an L-ornithine 5-monooxygenase allows L-ornithine to be used for the synthesis of siderophores. Important for iron uptake) produces the protein MSPHALSVSDDTSETPSYLENETLPSSLGDDLPAVVGESNLQRSDDDDVQDLVCVGFGPAALAIAVALHDSLELKGTRLSTRTPRVRFLEQQPKFAWHAGMLLPGAKMQITFMKDMATLRNPRSEFTFVNYLHEKGRLVSFTNLGTFLPQRIEYEDYMRWCAEHFANVVDYSQTVQSVKAGEVNQNGAAKYFQVTSLNKTTGESQTLKAKQVVIAAGGKPNIPKAFPYPHSRIIHSSQYATHVHDIFPDGKGPRTVAVIGGGQSAAEVWHNIPSRFPGAQSLLMIRGSSLRPSDDSPFVNEVFNPDRVDDIYAQSPEVRKATIALDKATNYGVVRIELLEEIYNEMYAYQLKYRSETEWPHRILNHREVTGVRDVELDGRPAVELEIKNNSGSYVSAKTNNTEKITVDLVVVASGYIRNSHEEMLHDLRDRMPGGDSKDKPWSVGRDYAVDFEEGAVAPDAGIFLQGCNEKTHGLSDTLLSILAVRGGEMVDRIFGMSAEAQKKSVQSSFEQKR, from the exons ATGTCACCACACGCTCTATCCGTCTCGGACGATACCTCTGAAACTCCATCGTACCTGGAGAACGAGACTCTCCCAAGCTCACTCGGTGATGACTTGCCTGCTGTCGTTGGCGAGTCCAACTTGCAGCgttccgacgacgacgatgtccaAGACCTCGTCTGTGTTGGTTTTGGACCTGCAgctctcgccatcgccgtTGCTCTTCACGATTCTCTCGAATTGAAAGGCACAAGACTTTCCACCCGCACTCCGAGAGTCCGATTCCTGGAGCAACAACCCAAGTTCGCATGGCATGCTGGTATGCTCCTGCCCGGAGCCAAGATGCAAATCACCTTCATGAAGGACATGGCAACACTCCGCAACCCCCGCAGCGAGTTCACCTTTGTCAACTACTTGCACGAGAAGGGTAGACTCGTGTCCTTCACGAATCTGGGCACCTTCCTGCCACAGCGTATCGAATACGAGGACTACATGCGGTGGTGTGCCGAGCACTTTGCCAACGTTGTCGACTACAGCCAAACGGTGCAAAGTGTGAAGGCAGGCGAGGTCAACCAGAACGGAGCCGCAAAATACTTCCAGGTCACCTCCCTCAACAAGACTACCGGCGAATCTCAGACCCTCAAAGCGAAGCAGGTTGTTATTGCTGCTGGTGGCAAACCGAACATTCCCAAGGCATTCCCGTATCCTCACTCCCGAATCATCCACTCTTCGCAATATGCCACTCATGTTCACGACATCTTCCCCGATGGCAAGGGACCACGAACAGTTGCCGTCATTGGCGGCGGCCAGAGTGCAGCAGAAGTCTGGCACAACATCCCAAGCCGCTTCCCGGGAGCACAGTCGCTTTTGATGATCAGAGGGTCTTCCTTGAGACCAAGTGATGACTCTCCATT CGTCAACGAAGTCTTCAATCCCGATCGAGTCGACGACATCTATGCTCAGAGTCCTGAAGTTAGGAAGGCGACGATTGCACTTGACAAGGCCACCAACTACGGCGTCGTCCGCATCGAGCTACTCGAGGAAATCTACAACGAGATGTACGCCTACCAGCTGAAATACCGCTCCGAAACCGAGTGGCCTCACCGCATCCTGAACCACAGAGAGGTTACTGGCGTCCGCGACGTCGAACTCGATGGAAGGCCTGCCGTTGAGCTCGAAATCAAGAACAACTCCGGTTCATATGTCTCTGCCAAAACCAACAACACGGAGAAGATCACCGTCGACTTAGTCGTCGTTGCGAGCGGGTACATCCGCAACTCCCACGAGGAGATGCTCCACGATCTACGAGACCGTATGCCTGGCGGCGACAGCAAGGACAAGCCTTGGTCAGTCGGCCGCGACTACGCCGTCGACTTTGAGGAGGGCGCCGTGGCACCTGATGCAGGTATTTTCCTTCAAGGCTGCAACGAGAAGACTCACGGTCTGTCGGATACGCTGCTC